From Streptomyces durmitorensis, a single genomic window includes:
- a CDS encoding PLP-dependent aminotransferase family protein produces MAVRWVGVGPELLIGLDRSSLEPIGQQLQRELRGAIRAGRLSAGERLPSSRSLAEQLQVSRGLVVESYDQLAAEGYLITAIGSGTRVAPSTAARDAPRRPKRDDRTPPAPIEVDFEYGIPDLPSFPMQDWLWALTQAARGAGSAAMGDETDSGSGQLRGVLAGYHRRVRAGTAEAEDAIIVNGFRHGLNLVFGTLARAGHHTVALEDPGPREHDELAARAGLSPIAVPVDEEGVDVEALAASGARAVLVTPAHQCPAGVVLSARRRRDLIAWAEEVDGLVLEDDYDAEFRYDRQPVGSLQGLAPDRVIALGSVSKTLAPGVRIGWLLVPPRLLEPLVREKHLTSRGVPALDQTALALLIESGRFDRHLRRVRDIYHARRQTLVTELAEHAPGIRLDGLDAGCHALLRLPPKLTENDVVDRIAAQGVQVYGLDRYRTAGATKPTAFSPALVLGFGNVNESRIRHGVRILAAALNT; encoded by the coding sequence ATGGCGGTGCGCTGGGTCGGGGTCGGACCGGAGCTGCTCATCGGCCTGGACCGGTCGAGTCTCGAACCGATCGGGCAGCAGCTCCAGCGCGAGCTGCGCGGCGCGATCCGCGCCGGCCGGCTTTCCGCGGGCGAGCGGTTGCCGTCCAGCCGGTCCCTCGCCGAGCAACTTCAGGTGTCCCGGGGGCTGGTTGTGGAGTCCTACGACCAACTGGCCGCGGAGGGCTACCTGATCACCGCAATCGGATCCGGTACGCGGGTCGCTCCGAGCACGGCCGCACGCGATGCGCCGCGGCGACCGAAACGGGACGACCGCACGCCACCGGCGCCGATCGAGGTCGACTTCGAGTACGGAATCCCCGACCTCCCGTCGTTCCCTATGCAGGACTGGCTGTGGGCGCTCACCCAGGCAGCACGAGGGGCGGGATCCGCCGCCATGGGCGACGAGACGGACTCGGGCTCCGGACAGCTCCGCGGTGTCCTCGCGGGGTACCACCGGCGCGTCCGAGCCGGTACCGCCGAAGCCGAGGACGCGATCATCGTGAACGGCTTCCGGCACGGCCTCAACCTGGTCTTCGGTACGCTCGCGCGCGCCGGCCATCACACGGTCGCGCTGGAAGACCCTGGACCTCGCGAGCACGACGAACTCGCTGCCCGGGCCGGCCTTTCGCCGATTGCGGTACCCGTCGACGAGGAGGGCGTGGACGTGGAGGCGCTGGCCGCCTCCGGAGCCCGTGCCGTCCTGGTCACACCGGCTCATCAATGCCCGGCCGGAGTCGTCCTGAGCGCACGGCGCCGCCGCGACCTGATCGCCTGGGCCGAGGAGGTCGACGGACTCGTTCTCGAAGACGACTACGACGCCGAGTTCCGCTACGACCGTCAGCCGGTCGGCTCGCTGCAGGGCCTCGCACCGGACCGGGTCATCGCGCTCGGTTCGGTCAGCAAGACGCTGGCTCCGGGCGTCCGGATCGGCTGGCTGCTGGTCCCACCACGACTCCTGGAGCCGTTGGTGCGGGAGAAGCACCTGACCAGCCGCGGAGTACCCGCACTCGACCAGACCGCACTGGCGCTGCTGATCGAGTCCGGACGCTTCGACCGGCATCTGCGCAGGGTGCGGGACATCTACCACGCCCGCCGCCAGACCCTGGTCACCGAACTCGCGGAGCACGCCCCCGGCATCCGGCTAGACGGCTTGGACGCGGGCTGCCACGCCCTCCTGCGGCTCCCCCCGAAACTGACCGAGAACGACGTGGTGGACCGCATCGCCGCCCAGGGCGTCCAGGTCTACGGCCTCGATCGCTACCGCACCGCCGGCGCGACCAAACCGACCGCGTTCAGCCCTGCCCTGGTACTCGGCTTCGGCAACGTCAACGAGTCCAGGATCCGTCACGGCGTACGCATCCTCGCGGCAGCGCTGAACACCTGA
- a CDS encoding TOBE domain-containing protein, translated as MSLSIRNQIPGTVASVTAGEAMATVKVRLAGGQDVTAAITTESVKELGLAEGSEVKILVKSTEVSLATGPVAGVSIRNQIAGTVTDVATGGAMASVKVDVEGGALTAAITKDAVADLNLAAGSAVVALIKSTEVSLATA; from the coding sequence ATGAGCCTGAGCATCCGCAACCAGATCCCCGGCACCGTCGCGTCCGTCACCGCCGGCGAGGCCATGGCGACCGTGAAGGTCCGCCTCGCGGGAGGTCAGGACGTTACCGCCGCGATCACCACCGAGTCCGTCAAGGAGCTCGGTCTGGCCGAGGGCTCCGAGGTGAAGATCCTGGTGAAGTCCACCGAGGTCTCCCTCGCCACCGGCCCGGTCGCCGGCGTCTCGATCCGCAACCAGATCGCCGGCACGGTCACCGACGTGGCGACCGGCGGCGCCATGGCCTCCGTCAAGGTCGATGTCGAGGGCGGCGCGCTCACCGCCGCGATCACCAAGGACGCCGTCGCCGACCTGAACCTGGCCGCCGGCTCCGCGGTCGTCGCGCTGATCAAGTCGACCGAGGTCTCCCTGGCCACCGCCTGA
- a CDS encoding SDR family NAD(P)-dependent oxidoreductase: MSASDLSSRTVLVTGATSGIGYETAKQLAERGATVLVHGRTPQEAQAATDALVAIGGLPAARLCAFSADFARFEEVEQMAARIIAEHPHLDVLVNNAGIAAPERHTVTADGNEIAFQVNFLSHYLLTHLLEQTLTSEPGGRVVNVSSTLHRTASIAWNDPNRARSYSRLAAYAQSQLALTVFAADPRVTAVSLHPGICDTALLPLYALEGTTATEGATHVVRLCDPATEIVNGAYYDRDQRVDPAPIATEYRNVKRLNKLASLLVGQHA, encoded by the coding sequence ATGTCCGCATCCGACCTCTCCTCCCGCACCGTCCTGGTGACCGGAGCCACCTCCGGCATCGGCTACGAAACCGCCAAGCAGCTCGCCGAACGCGGCGCCACCGTCCTCGTACACGGGCGCACCCCCCAGGAGGCACAGGCCGCAACCGACGCGCTGGTCGCCATCGGGGGCCTTCCCGCCGCCCGCCTGTGCGCCTTCTCCGCCGACTTCGCCCGCTTCGAAGAAGTCGAGCAGATGGCAGCGCGGATCATCGCCGAACACCCACACCTGGACGTGCTCGTGAACAACGCGGGCATCGCGGCCCCCGAGCGGCACACCGTCACCGCCGACGGCAACGAAATCGCCTTCCAGGTCAACTTCCTCTCCCACTACCTGCTCACCCACCTGCTGGAACAGACGCTCACCAGCGAGCCCGGCGGCCGCGTGGTCAACGTGTCCTCAACCCTCCACCGAACCGCCTCCATCGCCTGGAACGACCCCAACCGCGCCCGCAGTTACTCCCGGCTCGCCGCCTACGCCCAGTCGCAGCTCGCCCTCACCGTCTTCGCCGCAGACCCCCGCGTCACCGCGGTCTCCCTCCACCCCGGCATCTGCGACACGGCTCTCCTGCCGCTGTACGCACTCGAGGGAACCACGGCCACCGAGGGCGCCACGCACGTCGTGCGTCTCTGCGACCCGGCCACGGAGATCGTCAACGGCGCCTACTACGACCGCGACCAGCGCGTCGACCCGGCACCCATCGCCACCGAGTACCGCAACGTCAAGCGCCTCAACAAGCTCGCCTCACTGCTCGTCGGCCAGCACGCCTGA
- a CDS encoding dihydrofolate reductase family protein, with protein sequence MTYALPDTAPQTAAGKVLWHFTMSLDGFIAGPNHSMDWMNGIVNPRADITQEYMKTTGAILGGRDGFDAFPDADSTYDGTWQAPVFILTHHPEDAPPTPNTTFLNCGVAEAIRIGLESADGKNLEILSASIGRQALELGLIDDIDLHIAPVLLGDGIRLFDNPGGAPVTLQLLNGDIPTAEINVRYRPGANQQP encoded by the coding sequence ATGACGTACGCACTGCCCGACACCGCACCGCAGACCGCCGCAGGCAAGGTCCTCTGGCACTTCACGATGTCGCTCGACGGCTTCATCGCCGGCCCGAACCACTCCATGGACTGGATGAACGGGATCGTCAACCCCCGGGCCGACATCACCCAGGAGTACATGAAGACCACCGGCGCCATCCTCGGCGGCCGGGACGGCTTCGACGCCTTCCCCGACGCCGACTCCACCTACGACGGCACGTGGCAAGCACCCGTGTTCATCCTCACCCACCACCCCGAGGACGCCCCGCCCACCCCCAACACGACGTTCCTGAACTGCGGCGTGGCCGAAGCGATCCGGATCGGCCTCGAATCCGCCGACGGCAAGAACCTGGAGATCCTCTCCGCCTCCATCGGCCGGCAGGCCCTCGAACTCGGTCTGATCGACGACATCGACCTGCACATCGCCCCCGTCCTGCTCGGTGACGGAATCCGCCTTTTCGACAACCCCGGCGGCGCCCCCGTCACGCTCCAACTGCTCAACGGCGACATCCCCACAGCCGAGATCAACGTCAGGTACCGGCCAGGCGCCAACCAGCAGCCTTAG
- a CDS encoding anti-sigma regulatory factor, whose product MTRLADSADKAGRVEAGSPTGPSAIQSATHIGLHTEEDLLAVRHAVRAATLRIGFGIVDQTRVVTAASELARNAYIHGGGGTLAIEYLHQGGTRGLRLTISDKGPGIPDLDAALTDGFTTGAGLGHGLGGARRLMDDFDVHCAPDRGTTVVATRWERQ is encoded by the coding sequence ATGACGCGACTCGCTGACAGCGCCGACAAGGCAGGCCGTGTCGAGGCCGGCTCCCCCACTGGCCCCTCTGCCATCCAGTCCGCCACACACATCGGACTGCATACCGAAGAGGATCTGCTGGCGGTCCGTCATGCAGTGCGCGCCGCGACGCTCAGGATCGGTTTCGGCATCGTCGACCAGACCCGAGTGGTGACCGCGGCCAGCGAACTGGCCCGCAACGCGTACATCCACGGCGGGGGCGGGACTCTCGCCATCGAATACCTCCACCAAGGGGGCACGCGCGGGTTGCGGTTGACCATAAGTGACAAGGGCCCCGGCATCCCGGACTTGGACGCCGCCCTCACCGACGGCTTCACCACCGGCGCCGGTCTGGGCCACGGCCTGGGCGGGGCACGCCGTCTCATGGACGACTTCGACGTGCATTGCGCACCGGACAGAGGCACGACTGTGGTCGCCACGCGATGGGAGCGCCAGTGA
- a CDS encoding PP2C family protein-serine/threonine phosphatase has protein sequence MNRSYFHALPQLRDAVRRVADAHRLPVDVRARLVLSVADAAADELGSGRPVELSTAHEDGSHDDSPVLAIALSAPQARRPLRVGDLPLPALTNGTDSVVWRVPVPQTAGSSVPSPSAGIDPTAERSSRAESQAINEELRAIIARTDALTAEYRRLKHELAETNGGVLALYVQLEERDEQLRKAHGKMLRDLEDALRPQPMEIDGLELAVHYAPAEANAPTGGDLYDWFALPDGNLHITVVDALGHGVGSTRSALNVTHAVRTLALEGHPLQSILERTHEILMPLAPELMATVLLARLDPATGKLQLANGSHPPALMLRADGTAEYLEVRGRGIGFPLPGSEELLHTEIHPGDVLILYTDGLTESRRDPCEGELRLIAAARRHAGGALAELPSAIAAEMHTVMLHPDDTLALAIRRSTPTAAVG, from the coding sequence ATGAACAGAAGCTACTTTCACGCCCTGCCCCAGCTGCGCGACGCCGTGCGCCGCGTGGCCGACGCTCATCGGCTGCCGGTAGATGTCCGGGCACGCTTGGTGCTGTCTGTCGCCGACGCGGCTGCCGATGAGCTCGGCTCGGGTCGGCCCGTCGAGCTCAGCACGGCCCACGAGGACGGCTCACACGACGACTCGCCCGTCCTGGCCATTGCCCTCAGCGCCCCACAGGCCCGTCGGCCGCTGCGTGTCGGAGACTTGCCACTGCCCGCTCTGACGAACGGCACTGACTCGGTCGTCTGGCGCGTGCCCGTTCCTCAGACGGCAGGCTCGTCGGTGCCCAGCCCGAGCGCCGGTATCGACCCCACCGCCGAGCGGTCGTCACGGGCGGAATCTCAAGCCATCAACGAGGAACTGCGCGCCATCATCGCCCGTACCGATGCGCTCACGGCCGAGTACCGCCGCCTCAAGCACGAGCTTGCCGAGACCAACGGCGGCGTGCTCGCCCTCTACGTCCAACTCGAAGAGCGCGACGAACAGCTCCGCAAAGCGCACGGGAAAATGCTGCGCGACCTCGAGGACGCGCTGCGCCCCCAGCCGATGGAGATCGACGGCCTGGAGCTGGCGGTCCACTATGCCCCCGCAGAGGCCAACGCCCCCACCGGCGGCGACCTCTACGACTGGTTCGCCCTGCCCGACGGCAACCTGCACATCACCGTCGTTGACGCACTCGGCCACGGAGTAGGCAGCACCCGCAGCGCCCTCAACGTGACCCATGCCGTTCGTACGCTGGCCCTCGAAGGCCACCCTCTGCAGTCGATCCTGGAGCGCACGCACGAAATCCTCATGCCGCTCGCACCCGAACTCATGGCGACCGTACTCCTGGCACGACTCGACCCTGCCACCGGGAAACTGCAACTGGCCAACGGAAGCCATCCCCCCGCTCTCATGCTCCGAGCCGACGGCACTGCCGAGTACCTCGAAGTGCGCGGCCGGGGCATCGGCTTCCCGCTGCCCGGCAGCGAAGAACTACTCCACACCGAGATCCACCCGGGCGACGTCCTCATCCTCTACACGGACGGCCTCACCGAAAGCCGCAGAGACCCGTGCGAGGGCGAACTCCGGCTCATCGCAGCAGCCCGGCGACACGCAGGCGGTGCTCTCGCCGAACTCCCCAGCGCCATCGCCGCAGAGATGCATACCGTCATGCTTCACCCCGACGACACCCTGGCCCTTGCCATACGCCGCTCCACACCTACTGCGGCAGTTGGCTGA
- a CDS encoding 50S ribosomal protein bL37, whose product MSKRARKKRDRRKKKANHGSKANS is encoded by the coding sequence ATGTCCAAGCGCGCCCGCAAGAAGCGAGACCGCCGCAAGAAGAAGGCCAACCACGGCAGCAAAGCCAACAGCTGA
- a CDS encoding PP2C family protein-serine/threonine phosphatase encodes MTNFLAVERAVRTAAPHNLLGTVRAALVEHYGATDVELLMADYSLTVLQPVTELPHTAEPLSVYTSPEGRAFGSQEPYGQLASSEGVVDLHLPVTVRGDRLGILSVRIPKDRCTPDAVEELTVVAALLGHEIVVAERDTDLYLQARRASRLTLAAEMQWQLLPGRACTRNEYAIGAQLEPAYAIHGDNFDWATTSETLTLSVTNGMGEGIQASLLTNLAVNALRNARRAGIGIADQAALADQALYAQHRGQEYVSTLLLSFELATGRVQVVDAGSPQLWRQRDKTVERVNFEAQFPLGMFEETEYVAQGFVALPGDRLIFVSDGVYAAATEVGEAYGERTLARAIQAAGLLPAAAVPRAILQELASYLDADADDDALVVCLDWFGRDSRPVGGSPQHGRVSVSQLPQ; translated from the coding sequence GTGACGAATTTCCTGGCTGTGGAACGCGCCGTACGTACGGCGGCACCGCACAACCTCCTCGGTACGGTGCGAGCCGCTCTGGTCGAGCACTATGGGGCCACCGATGTCGAGCTGCTCATGGCCGATTACAGCCTCACAGTCCTCCAGCCTGTTACAGAGCTGCCTCATACAGCGGAGCCCCTGTCCGTGTACACCAGCCCCGAGGGCCGTGCGTTCGGTAGCCAGGAGCCCTACGGGCAGCTCGCGAGCAGTGAGGGCGTCGTCGACCTGCACCTGCCCGTCACGGTCCGTGGCGACAGGCTGGGCATCCTCTCCGTGCGGATCCCGAAGGACAGGTGCACGCCCGACGCCGTGGAGGAGCTGACCGTAGTTGCCGCGCTCCTCGGGCACGAGATCGTCGTCGCTGAGCGGGACACCGATCTGTACCTGCAGGCCCGCCGGGCCAGCCGCCTCACCTTGGCCGCCGAGATGCAGTGGCAGCTGCTGCCGGGGCGGGCCTGCACCCGCAACGAATACGCCATCGGTGCACAACTGGAGCCCGCGTACGCCATCCACGGCGACAACTTCGACTGGGCCACGACATCCGAGACGCTCACTCTCAGCGTCACCAACGGCATGGGGGAGGGGATCCAGGCTTCCCTCCTGACCAACCTTGCGGTCAACGCCCTGCGCAATGCGCGAAGAGCCGGCATCGGTATCGCGGACCAGGCGGCTCTGGCCGATCAGGCGCTGTACGCGCAGCATCGGGGGCAGGAGTACGTATCGACCTTGCTGCTCTCCTTCGAGCTGGCTACAGGGCGGGTGCAGGTGGTGGACGCCGGCTCACCCCAGCTGTGGCGTCAGCGCGACAAGACCGTGGAGCGTGTGAACTTCGAGGCGCAGTTCCCCTTGGGCATGTTCGAGGAGACCGAGTATGTCGCGCAGGGGTTCGTGGCCCTGCCGGGCGACCGGTTGATTTTCGTCAGTGATGGCGTCTACGCCGCCGCCACCGAGGTGGGGGAGGCGTATGGCGAGCGGACACTGGCGCGCGCGATCCAGGCTGCGGGCCTCCTGCCGGCTGCTGCTGTTCCCCGGGCGATCCTGCAGGAACTCGCGTCCTACCTCGACGCCGATGCTGACGACGACGCCTTGGTCGTGTGCCTCGACTGGTTCGGTCGCGATTCCCGCCCCGTGGGCGGTTCCCCGCAGCACGGTCGTGTCAGTGTCAGCCAACTGCCGCAGTAG
- a CDS encoding STAS domain-containing protein produces MEGRPSTGVPILRLGDVLVTGMLNEIDDKAALAFTDELTERIAAESTRGVLIDVSRLEIIDSFVARTLMELTTMARLLGARVIVAGMRPPVAITLVELGIELVGVETALDAERGMTALGWRQVPQPPEGARHDATR; encoded by the coding sequence ATGGAGGGCCGCCCGAGCACCGGTGTTCCCATTCTGCGACTGGGCGACGTGCTGGTCACCGGGATGCTCAACGAGATCGACGACAAGGCTGCCCTTGCCTTTACCGATGAGCTCACCGAGCGCATTGCGGCAGAGAGCACCCGAGGGGTTCTCATCGATGTGTCGCGTCTTGAGATCATCGACTCCTTTGTGGCACGCACGCTGATGGAACTGACGACCATGGCACGGCTGCTGGGTGCGCGCGTGATCGTGGCCGGCATGCGTCCTCCGGTGGCCATCACCCTGGTCGAGCTGGGTATCGAACTGGTCGGCGTGGAGACCGCGCTGGATGCGGAGCGTGGTATGACCGCCCTCGGTTGGCGCCAGGTTCCGCAGCCCCCTGAAGGGGCGCGACATGACGCGACTCGCTGA
- a CDS encoding STAS domain-containing protein — protein MSSSEAVIRQRVTTALHGRADDVADRWVQLQQSQPELGVGIAERELREEADALVAALVAGMDSALPVDRIVNSHDELKRAVSEFSLRRARVGTTPTATSLAVLSLKEAVLEAVQQSTDRADELFSAALLINQLLDAAGALSFDTYVEGREEIIRRQSRQLLELSTPVVRLWQQVLAVPLIGTLDTARTQVVMENLLQAIQDHEALVAIIDITGVPTVDTAVAQHLMQTVNAVRLMGADCVISGIRPPIAQTIAQLGIDLSKILTRATLADALSEAIKLTGSAAPEPFGASR, from the coding sequence GTGAGCAGCAGTGAGGCCGTCATTCGGCAGCGCGTGACGACGGCGCTGCACGGACGTGCCGACGACGTTGCCGATCGTTGGGTGCAGCTCCAGCAGAGTCAGCCGGAGCTCGGGGTCGGCATCGCCGAGCGCGAGCTGCGGGAAGAGGCGGATGCCTTGGTCGCCGCCCTGGTCGCCGGGATGGACAGTGCGCTCCCGGTCGACAGGATCGTGAACTCCCACGACGAACTGAAGCGGGCAGTCAGTGAGTTCTCGCTGCGCCGGGCTCGCGTGGGCACGACGCCCACCGCCACCTCCCTCGCGGTCCTCTCCCTCAAGGAGGCGGTGCTTGAGGCTGTGCAGCAGAGCACCGACAGAGCCGATGAACTGTTCTCCGCCGCTTTGCTGATCAACCAGTTGCTCGATGCCGCGGGCGCTCTGTCCTTCGACACGTATGTCGAGGGGCGGGAGGAGATCATCCGCAGGCAGAGCCGGCAGTTGCTCGAACTGTCGACACCGGTCGTACGTCTGTGGCAGCAGGTGCTCGCCGTCCCGCTGATCGGCACGCTCGACACCGCCCGGACACAGGTCGTCATGGAGAACCTGCTCCAGGCGATCCAGGACCACGAAGCGCTCGTCGCCATCATCGACATCACCGGGGTCCCCACCGTGGACACGGCAGTCGCGCAGCATCTGATGCAAACCGTCAACGCCGTGCGGCTGATGGGGGCGGACTGCGTCATCAGCGGCATCCGACCGCCGATCGCGCAGACCATCGCCCAACTGGGCATCGACCTGTCGAAGATCCTTACGCGGGCCACCCTCGCCGACGCCCTGTCCGAGGCCATCAAGCTCACCGGCAGTGCCGCGCCTGAGCCTTTTGGGGCGTCACGTTGA
- a CDS encoding SpoIIE family protein phosphatase, producing MTPLSALATACVPIDHYSAVHVAASTARSLAEQCRLPGAMPDQAAVLASELASNLDKHARGGTLYIRPLPLGGGLEILAADRGPGMPEIERCLTDGYTTTGTMGAGLGAVTRIATHFTIRTDAEMGTLACARLALPEQPQAARQPAGLICVPADREQHCGDACAIIDADRTRTMIVIDGLGHGPHAAEAAQTALRSFHAVVDRPLTHILTALHRSLRRTRGAAVGILRLGAEKAEYCGIGNVRAVAISPHQVHHRLTGQPGVVGWNIPAPQSHRFPLAPGTTAVLHSDGIDSRWTHVPPHFLLRLPPSLLAGAVAHHHRSTRDDAAVLAALPHPRHS from the coding sequence GTGACGCCCCTGTCGGCGCTGGCGACCGCATGCGTGCCCATCGATCACTACAGTGCCGTCCACGTCGCCGCCTCGACCGCCCGCTCACTCGCCGAGCAGTGCCGCCTGCCGGGTGCGATGCCGGACCAGGCGGCAGTGCTCGCCTCGGAACTGGCCAGCAACCTCGACAAACACGCGCGCGGCGGCACGCTCTACATCCGCCCTCTGCCGCTGGGCGGTGGTCTGGAGATCCTGGCAGCTGACCGGGGCCCGGGCATGCCCGAGATCGAGCGATGCCTCACGGACGGCTACACCACGACCGGCACCATGGGCGCCGGCCTTGGTGCGGTGACCCGCATCGCAACGCACTTCACCATCCGGACAGATGCCGAAATGGGCACCCTTGCTTGCGCAAGACTCGCACTGCCCGAGCAGCCACAAGCAGCGCGGCAACCAGCCGGTCTCATCTGCGTACCCGCCGACAGAGAGCAGCATTGCGGAGATGCCTGCGCGATCATCGACGCGGACAGGACGCGCACCATGATCGTCATTGACGGGCTCGGTCACGGTCCGCATGCCGCCGAAGCCGCACAGACCGCCCTGCGGTCCTTCCACGCGGTGGTGGACCGCCCCTTGACACATATTCTGACAGCCCTCCACCGGTCCCTGCGCCGTACCCGCGGCGCAGCCGTGGGCATCTTGCGACTTGGGGCGGAGAAGGCCGAGTACTGCGGAATCGGGAACGTACGCGCCGTAGCGATCTCCCCCCATCAGGTCCACCACCGGCTGACCGGACAACCCGGCGTCGTCGGCTGGAACATCCCCGCTCCGCAGAGCCACCGCTTCCCCCTTGCCCCGGGTACGACAGCCGTGCTCCACAGCGACGGCATCGACAGCAGATGGACGCATGTTCCCCCGCACTTCTTGTTGCGCCTGCCTCCTTCGCTGCTCGCCGGCGCGGTCGCCCACCATCACCGCTCCACCCGCGACGACGCCGCTGTGCTCGCCGCCCTGCCCCACCCAAGGCACTCATGA
- a CDS encoding molybdopterin-dependent oxidoreductase — protein sequence MLGWPVSHYGPVPRFRPERWDLRVFGATADGDEHTWKCDEFTARPRITVVADLHCATGPTSTDHEWFGIAATTVLELVPPALGVTHVMAWAEYGYAANLRLSDFATPETVLATHHNGEPLTAEHGFPLRLVVPHPYGYKSPKWLRSIEYLTEDRRGFWEERGYHNIGDPWTE from the coding sequence GTGCTGGGCTGGCCCGTATCGCACTACGGCCCCGTCCCCCGCTTTCGCCCCGAGCGCTGGGACCTGCGCGTCTTCGGAGCAACCGCCGACGGCGACGAACACACATGGAAATGCGACGAGTTCACCGCGCGCCCACGGATCACGGTGGTCGCCGACCTGCACTGCGCGACCGGCCCCACCTCGACGGACCACGAGTGGTTCGGAATCGCCGCCACGACGGTCCTGGAGCTGGTCCCGCCCGCACTGGGCGTCACGCACGTCATGGCCTGGGCGGAGTACGGCTACGCCGCCAACCTCCGCCTCAGTGACTTCGCCACTCCCGAAACGGTTCTGGCCACCCACCACAACGGCGAACCCCTCACGGCCGAACACGGCTTCCCGCTACGTCTCGTCGTCCCCCACCCCTACGGATACAAGAGCCCCAAGTGGCTGCGCAGCATCGAGTACCTCACCGAGGACCGGCGCGGCTTCTGGGAGGAGCGCGGTTACCACAACATCGGTGATCCCTGGACGGAGTAG
- a CDS encoding DMT family transporter yields MTIGILLALLAAVGYGTSDFIGGFGSGRVSAWAVAFTGQLAGAAAIVGVSLAMPGAPSLRDFGWAALAGVGGAIGSAFLYRGLASGSMGTAAPISAVGAAILPVLVGSALGERPTSLVWLGVLVALPGIWLVARESGADPAASRRPAMIDGGIAGLGFGCLFVATAQIPSSAGVLPLAASQLIGAVVIAAIATALRQPWRCGVRHLHWGVVAGALGAVGTCLYLAATQATDLGVAAVLTSLFPAITVLLAVVILKERIRPTQRLGLAACGAAVVLVAIG; encoded by the coding sequence ATGACCATCGGGATTCTGCTGGCGTTGCTGGCCGCTGTCGGGTACGGCACCTCCGACTTCATCGGAGGCTTCGGCTCCGGTCGGGTCTCGGCCTGGGCGGTCGCCTTCACAGGGCAGCTGGCCGGTGCGGCGGCGATCGTCGGCGTCAGCTTGGCGATGCCCGGCGCCCCGTCGCTGCGGGACTTCGGCTGGGCGGCGCTGGCCGGTGTCGGGGGTGCGATCGGGTCGGCCTTCCTCTATCGCGGTCTCGCCTCCGGCAGCATGGGGACCGCAGCACCGATCTCGGCCGTCGGCGCCGCGATCCTGCCCGTCCTGGTCGGCTCCGCCCTCGGCGAGCGGCCGACCTCGCTCGTCTGGCTCGGCGTCCTCGTCGCGTTGCCGGGGATCTGGCTGGTGGCTCGCGAGAGTGGCGCAGACCCGGCGGCCAGTCGCCGGCCGGCGATGATCGACGGCGGAATCGCGGGGCTGGGTTTCGGCTGCCTGTTCGTCGCCACTGCCCAGATTCCGTCCTCCGCCGGGGTGCTGCCACTGGCCGCGAGCCAGCTCATCGGTGCTGTCGTGATCGCCGCGATCGCCACCGCGCTCCGTCAGCCCTGGCGTTGTGGTGTCAGGCACCTGCACTGGGGCGTCGTCGCCGGCGCGCTCGGCGCCGTCGGCACCTGCCTCTATCTCGCCGCCACCCAGGCCACCGACCTCGGCGTCGCCGCGGTCCTCACCTCACTCTTCCCGGCGATCACGGTTCTGCTGGCCGTCGTGATCCTGAAGGAACGTATCCGTCCCACCCAGCGCCTCGGCCTCGCCGCCTGCGGAGCCGCCGTCGTCCTCGTCGCCATCGGATGA